The region CATGATCTTGCCCGAACGGGTTTTCGGCAGCCCCGGCGCCCACTGGATAACATCCGGCGAAGCAATCGGTCCGATCTCCTTACGCACCCAGTTTTTCAGCTCCAGGCGCAATTGCTCGCTTGGCTCTTCGCCACCGATCAAGGTGACGTAGACATAGATGCCCTGCCCTTTGATGTCATGCGGCACACCGACCACCGCCGCTTCGGCGACTTTCGGGTGAGCAACCATCGCGCTTTCGATTTCGGCAGTGCCCATCCGGTGGCCAGAAACGTTAAGCACGTCATCCACACGACCGGTGATCCAGTAGTAACCGTCTTCGTCGCGACGAGCACCGTCACCGGTGAAATACATGCCGCGGAAAGTCTTAAAGTAAGTATCGACGAAGCGGTCATGGTCGCCATACAGCGTGCGCGCCTGGCCTGGCCACGAATCGAGAATCACCAGGTTGCCCTCGGCGACGCCTTCGATGATGTTGCCCAGGTTGTCCACCAACGCTGGCACCACGCCGAAAAATGGTCGAGCCGCTGAACCCGGTTTGAGTGCGTGCGCACCCGGCAGCGGGCTCATCAGCGTGGCGCCGGTCTCGGTCTGCCACCAGGTGTCCACGATCAGGGGCAACGGTGACCGGCCGATCATTCTTGCGAGTACCACATCCCACGCCTCGGGGTTGATCGGCTCACCGACCGACCCCAACAGACGCAGGCTGCTGCCATCGGCGCCTTCAACAGCCGCCTTGCCCGAGGCCATCATCGCGCGGATGGCGGTTGGTGCGGTGTAGAGGATGTTGACCTTGTGCTTGTCGACGATCTTCGCCACCCGGGTGATGTCCGGGTAGTTCGGCACGCCTTCGAACAGCAGGGTGGTCGCGCCATTGGCCAGCGGGCCGTAGACAATATAGGTGTGGCCGGTGACCCAACCGACGTCGGCGGTGCACCAGTAGACTTCGCCCGGACGGTAGTCGAACACGCGCTCGTGGGTCAGCGCCGCGTACAACAGATAACCCGCGGTGGTGTGCTGCACACCTTTCGGCTTACCGGTCGAACCCGAGGTGTAAAGGATGAACAGCGCTTCTTCAGCGCCCATTTCTTTCGGCGCGCAGACAGTGCCCGCCACTTTCATCAGGTCTTCGTACCAGATGTCGCGATGCTGGTTCCACTTGATGTTGCCACCGGTGCGCTTGCACACAATGACTTTCTGGATGCTGCTGGTTTCCGGGTTGGTCAGCGCGTCGTCGACGTTGGACTTGAGCGGGATCTTCTTGCCGGCACGAATGCCTTCATCGGCGGTGATCACCACTTTGGATTTGCAGTCGATGATGCGACCCGCCAGGGCTTCCGGCGAGAAACCACCGAACACCACCGAGTGAATCGCGCCGATCCGGGTGCAGGCCAGCATGGCGACCACGGCTTCGGGGATCATCGGCATATAGATAGTCACCACGTCGCCGCGGTGCACATCCTGGCCGCGCAAGGCGTTGGCGAACTTGCAGACTTCTTCGTGCAGCTCGCGGTAGGTGATGTTGCGGCTCTCGGCCGGGTCATCCCCTTCCCAGATAATCGCGATTTGATCACCGCGCTCGGCCAGATGACGGTCGAGGCAGTTGTAGGAAACGTTCAGCGTGCCGTCGGCGAACCATTTGATGTCGACATGGTGATCGTCAAAGGACGTCTGCTTCACCGTGGTGAAAGGCTTGATCCAGTCGAGGCGCTTGGCTTGTTCGCGCCAGAAGCCGTCCGGGTTGACGACCGACTGCTGGTACATGGCTTTGTAGGTCGCCTCGTCAGTCAGCGTATTGGCTGCTACCTCGGGACGAACGGGATACAGAGAAGCCGCACTCATCTTTCTTACCTCGGTGGAATAGTTGTTTTTGTATGACCCTGTTGTAGCCGGGCCGGGCCTATAGAACCATTCGACGATGGTAGTAACAAGCCCCTACAAAATGCTGTGAATATCCCGTTAAACCGCTCGAAGCCACGCAACCCGGGCCTCCACATCCCCCGTAGGGGCTGGCGAAACCTGCGATCTTTTGATCTTGAGGGCGATTGTTACGAGAATCGCGAAAGGTGTTTATCAAAAGCATGGGTATATGAATGTAAACCCGACGCCTAAAATCAGCCTCGCCAACAAGGCAAACCTGATTAACCAAGTTGCAGCCCCCACGAAGGCAGTTAATCAAAAACCAAGTACTGAAGTTCCACACGCAATCCCAAAAGGATTGCGTGACCCCTCTCGACTTTAGAAAGGTAAATTTGAAATGAAAGCTTTATTAGTTCTGGCCCTCAGCAGTCTGTGCGCAACCGCCATGGCAGACGAGATCCCGACTGATGTCGCACAGCAAAAACCCGTGGTAGTTGAGGAATACACTTACTCCACCCACCTGGACATCGCCAACATCGTGTCCATGAGCGAAGTCCCGAACGTGTGTGAAGTTGTTCCGATGAAAATGGAATACGACGACTCCAAAGGCCAACGCCACATCCTGCGTTACAGCGTTATGGGTAACGGCTGCTCTAACGGCTAATCACCCGCACTCCCCTAACGGTTCGACCCATTTGCCCGCTGCTTAAGGCAGATGAAGCGCCGAACCGTATACATCGATAGATACGATTGTTTAGTGCAATTATCTGCTATTTTTAATCAAATTTACTGGCGCAGTATGAATTCCACACCCAAGGCACAAAACGCCAACGAACCTGGAGCCACTACCATGAAAACCCAACTGATCCTCGCCCTGACCCTCTCCGTACTGGCCGGCAGCGCTTTTGCCGCCGACGGTTATGACCGCACTGGCTCGGCTGCTTTTACCAGCGATGCGGCTGTCGCTTCCGATGGCTACGACCATACCGGTTCGGCGTCTTTCGCCTCCGATGGTGCTGATCACACTGGTGCTGCGAAACTGGCTTCTGACGGTGCCGACCACACTGGCGCGGCCAAGCTTGCCGCTGATGGTGCAAATCGCGTCGGCG is a window of Pseudomonas sp. 10S4 DNA encoding:
- a CDS encoding DUF2790 domain-containing protein, with protein sequence MKALLVLALSSLCATAMADEIPTDVAQQKPVVVEEYTYSTHLDIANIVSMSEVPNVCEVVPMKMEYDDSKGQRHILRYSVMGNGCSNG
- the acs gene encoding acetate--CoA ligase produces the protein MSAASLYPVRPEVAANTLTDEATYKAMYQQSVVNPDGFWREQAKRLDWIKPFTTVKQTSFDDHHVDIKWFADGTLNVSYNCLDRHLAERGDQIAIIWEGDDPAESRNITYRELHEEVCKFANALRGQDVHRGDVVTIYMPMIPEAVVAMLACTRIGAIHSVVFGGFSPEALAGRIIDCKSKVVITADEGIRAGKKIPLKSNVDDALTNPETSSIQKVIVCKRTGGNIKWNQHRDIWYEDLMKVAGTVCAPKEMGAEEALFILYTSGSTGKPKGVQHTTAGYLLYAALTHERVFDYRPGEVYWCTADVGWVTGHTYIVYGPLANGATTLLFEGVPNYPDITRVAKIVDKHKVNILYTAPTAIRAMMASGKAAVEGADGSSLRLLGSVGEPINPEAWDVVLARMIGRSPLPLIVDTWWQTETGATLMSPLPGAHALKPGSAARPFFGVVPALVDNLGNIIEGVAEGNLVILDSWPGQARTLYGDHDRFVDTYFKTFRGMYFTGDGARRDEDGYYWITGRVDDVLNVSGHRMGTAEIESAMVAHPKVAEAAVVGVPHDIKGQGIYVYVTLIGGEEPSEQLRLELKNWVRKEIGPIASPDVIQWAPGLPKTRSGKIMRRILRKIATAEYDGLGDISTLADPGVVQHLIDTHKTMNVA